One window of Streptomyces sp. NBC_00273 genomic DNA carries:
- a CDS encoding sensor histidine kinase, which translates to MSDSTPLPEPAGPPTVAVLAAIRRPLRFLGSWWPWRCWAYLGSGFLIGYPVLVVLVLLLGVGMALAVVGIGLLLLLGAVVAVVPLGALERWRLRWVEPVPVADPHASLAGAGPAAWLRTRLRERATWREFAYATLLGPVFGAAGFAVITLLAFALILVATPAIVWAIAPDHVMLVPGRPVSGPLEALGGTAVGLAGMLVAAYAGALLAAAQVKTARLLLGPRVEADRILELTRSRVRLVDAFEAERRRIERDLHDGAQQQLVALSMTLGLAELELRGIPQAAGAAALVARGRGEAKVALEQLRDLVRGIHPQVLTDHGLAAAVAEVALRHPVPVTVDLDVPRLAESVEITAYFTVTEALANAAKHSGASRVAVVGKVEGDRLTLTVTDDGRGGADPGAGAGLAGLADRVAMLKGRLVVSSPVGGPTRLRVEVPCSG; encoded by the coding sequence ATGTCCGACTCCACGCCCCTCCCCGAACCGGCCGGCCCTCCAACGGTCGCCGTCCTGGCCGCGATACGCCGGCCGTTGCGGTTCCTCGGCTCGTGGTGGCCCTGGCGGTGCTGGGCGTACCTGGGCAGCGGGTTCCTCATCGGCTATCCCGTTCTGGTCGTCCTCGTCCTGCTCCTCGGGGTCGGAATGGCGCTGGCGGTCGTCGGGATCGGACTGCTCCTCCTGCTCGGCGCCGTCGTCGCCGTGGTGCCGCTGGGGGCGCTGGAGCGGTGGCGGCTGCGGTGGGTGGAGCCCGTGCCCGTGGCGGACCCGCACGCCTCCCTCGCCGGGGCCGGGCCAGCGGCCTGGCTGCGGACCCGGCTGCGGGAACGGGCCACCTGGCGGGAGTTCGCGTACGCCACCCTGCTCGGGCCGGTCTTCGGGGCGGCCGGGTTCGCCGTGATCACGCTGCTGGCCTTCGCCCTGATCCTCGTCGCGACCCCGGCGATCGTCTGGGCCATCGCCCCGGACCACGTGATGCTGGTCCCCGGCCGGCCGGTCTCCGGGCCGCTGGAGGCCCTGGGCGGCACGGCCGTCGGACTGGCCGGGATGCTGGTGGCGGCGTACGCGGGCGCCCTGCTCGCCGCGGCCCAGGTGAAGACCGCCCGCCTGTTGCTCGGACCGCGCGTGGAGGCCGACCGGATCCTGGAGCTCACCCGCTCCCGGGTCCGCCTGGTCGACGCCTTCGAAGCCGAACGTCGGCGCATCGAGCGGGACTTGCACGACGGCGCTCAGCAGCAGCTGGTCGCCCTCAGCATGACGCTCGGCCTCGCCGAGCTGGAACTGCGCGGCATCCCGCAGGCGGCCGGGGCCGCCGCCCTGGTGGCCCGGGGGCGCGGGGAGGCCAAGGTCGCCCTGGAGCAACTGCGCGACCTCGTACGGGGCATCCACCCGCAGGTCCTCACCGATCACGGGCTCGCGGCGGCCGTCGCCGAAGTGGCCCTGCGCCATCCCGTACCGGTGACCGTGGACCTCGACGTGCCCCGGCTGGCCGAATCGGTCGAGATCACGGCGTACTTCACCGTCACCGAGGCGCTCGCCAACGCGGCCAAGCACAGCGGTGCCTCGCGCGTCGCCGTGGTCGGTAAGGTCGAGGGTGACCGGCTCACTCTCACCGTCACCGACGACGGCCGCGGCGGCGCCGATCCCGGCGCGGGGGCGGGCCTGGCAGGACTCGCGGACAGGGTGGCGATGTTGAAGGGCAGGCTGGTGGTGTCCAGTCCGGTGGGCGGACCGACCCGACTCCGGGTGGAGGTCCCGTGCTCCGGCTGA